One stretch of SAR324 cluster bacterium DNA includes these proteins:
- a CDS encoding DUF4105 domain-containing protein — protein sequence MKGNHLLFWWLFYPLLLIRLGAPLAAETIAPQTLLQSATTKKIAQHSYWLRLLHYRSTIPSSKSEIVSQDFFLDHNGAQNPQAELNATLRAFYEPVGENPDQHAQCRFIARFHWLQQQLEFSPAPQLVECPHFQRWAGLSKLDSLSVVFVSAYLDNPASFFGHLLVKINLKEGLFAHPLLSPTLNFGASPDPADNALVYAVKGIFGGYSGRFSDERFYNFQHIYGENELRDLWEYPLKLTEAQERRVLFHSWELLQDIHFEYYFFLENCAYRMAELVAMAWEEEINLYSTSEFWAIPVDVFFRLQRLQTSDGQSVLGEPILVPSRQRRLQWKTLDLSELQQDWVIRIQSQPEQLNKLEQSGLSPEAQAQVLDALTDLLQYQKAREEILSESHQNLRQKVLLKRSKLPILVKKPQPSTPDPLKGHPPLRTQFGGFQRNDTEQGIEVGIRAAYHDLLDPVPGHLPFAELQALDLKVRFDKKRWWIHQLTFFEIQNLSISPTRLDTVSGVSWRTSGEWQEEALDESQHKVMRLVGGIGQSIALHPDLVGFTFADTILQSRTGSMPETSFQLQPAVGVLWQTGDQWSMLAQSSYCQPLLGESAIGLSTEWEGRWQVNSKWGLRFTWQQQGAVQEAKVLVHHFW from the coding sequence TATTCTACCCACTGCTACTCATCAGGCTAGGGGCGCCACTAGCAGCAGAAACAATCGCACCGCAAACTCTACTTCAGTCCGCTACAACCAAAAAAATTGCTCAACACTCCTACTGGTTGCGACTGCTTCACTATCGTTCCACTATCCCATCCAGCAAAAGTGAGATCGTCAGTCAGGATTTTTTTCTAGATCACAACGGTGCACAGAACCCTCAAGCTGAATTGAACGCCACATTGCGAGCGTTTTATGAACCAGTTGGTGAGAATCCTGATCAACATGCGCAGTGCCGTTTTATTGCGCGTTTTCACTGGTTACAGCAACAACTCGAGTTTTCCCCAGCACCCCAACTCGTCGAATGTCCACACTTTCAACGCTGGGCCGGACTATCCAAACTTGATTCGCTAAGCGTAGTCTTTGTTTCGGCTTATTTGGACAATCCAGCCTCCTTTTTTGGCCATCTATTGGTCAAAATCAATTTGAAGGAGGGACTCTTTGCGCATCCTCTGCTCAGCCCAACACTTAACTTTGGTGCTAGTCCTGATCCAGCTGATAACGCTTTAGTTTATGCAGTGAAGGGAATTTTTGGTGGCTATAGCGGCCGCTTCTCTGACGAAAGGTTCTACAACTTTCAGCATATTTATGGAGAAAATGAATTACGAGACCTGTGGGAATACCCTCTGAAGCTAACAGAAGCTCAAGAGCGCCGTGTACTTTTCCACTCTTGGGAGCTGCTGCAGGATATTCACTTTGAATACTATTTCTTCTTGGAGAACTGCGCTTATCGTATGGCAGAGCTGGTTGCCATGGCTTGGGAAGAAGAGATTAATCTTTATTCTACATCTGAGTTCTGGGCCATTCCCGTCGATGTTTTCTTTCGATTACAACGTCTGCAAACTTCTGACGGGCAGTCGGTCCTTGGTGAACCAATCCTTGTCCCTTCCCGACAACGTAGACTGCAGTGGAAAACCCTAGATCTGAGCGAATTGCAGCAAGATTGGGTGATCCGAATCCAAAGCCAACCGGAACAACTGAATAAATTAGAACAATCTGGACTATCTCCAGAAGCCCAAGCTCAGGTGCTTGATGCGCTCACAGACTTGCTACAGTACCAGAAAGCACGAGAAGAGATACTCTCAGAATCTCATCAGAATCTGCGTCAAAAAGTTCTACTGAAACGTAGCAAACTACCGATACTCGTTAAGAAACCACAACCATCCACACCCGACCCTTTGAAGGGGCACCCTCCTTTGAGAACTCAGTTCGGTGGGTTTCAAAGAAACGACACAGAGCAAGGGATAGAAGTGGGAATTCGTGCGGCCTATCATGATCTGTTGGATCCAGTTCCTGGGCATCTCCCCTTTGCAGAATTACAAGCTCTGGATTTGAAAGTCCGTTTCGACAAAAAACGCTGGTGGATTCATCAACTGACATTTTTTGAGATTCAAAATCTTTCTATTTCCCCAACACGATTAGACACAGTTTCAGGGGTTTCTTGGCGAACAAGCGGTGAGTGGCAAGAAGAGGCTCTTGATGAATCTCAACATAAAGTCATGCGACTTGTTGGGGGCATCGGACAGAGTATAGCGCTACACCCTGATCTAGTTGGATTTACTTTTGCTGATACAATTCTGCAATCACGCACAGGTTCAATGCCAGAAACCAGCTTTCAATTGCAGCCTGCTGTAGGTGTACTCTGGCAAACTGGTGATCAATGGTCCATGCTAGCTCAATCCAGTTATTGCCAACCCTTGTTGGGGGAAAGTGCAATCGGTCTTAGTACCGAATGGGAGGGTCGTTGGCAGG